The Iamia majanohamensis genome window below encodes:
- a CDS encoding ECF transporter S component has product MSTGTRIRLVYVLASVVGLGAFLYPFWLPAEAGVATAHSADAPLLAGAVGALAVTAVMVEIRAGTMSGTDVALLGMLSAMAGLLRLLDLPGGGSGLFFLVILGAAAFGPRFGFLLGLFSMALSAVVTGGIGPWLPFQMLVLAWMGAAVGGLGRLTRRLDPRLEVAVLAAASWLAAFGYGAVINLWSWPLLPGDGPLQWRPGLGLAGTLEHYWAFYVATSLAWDAAGATANLVAIALLGRPVLRSLRRFAHRLDPVVELEPSSRPASAPLSPGPAATPGPTAAR; this is encoded by the coding sequence ATGAGCACCGGCACCCGCATCCGGCTCGTCTACGTGCTCGCCAGCGTGGTCGGCCTGGGAGCCTTCCTCTACCCGTTCTGGCTGCCGGCCGAGGCCGGGGTGGCGACGGCCCACTCGGCCGACGCCCCCCTCCTGGCCGGCGCGGTGGGGGCCCTGGCCGTCACTGCGGTGATGGTGGAGATCCGGGCCGGCACCATGAGCGGCACCGACGTCGCCCTGCTGGGGATGCTCTCGGCCATGGCCGGCCTGCTCCGGCTGCTCGACCTGCCCGGTGGGGGCAGCGGCCTCTTCTTCCTCGTGATCCTGGGAGCGGCTGCGTTCGGTCCCCGCTTCGGGTTCCTGCTCGGCCTGTTCTCCATGGCCCTGAGCGCGGTGGTGACCGGGGGGATCGGCCCCTGGCTGCCGTTCCAGATGCTGGTCCTGGCGTGGATGGGCGCAGCGGTGGGCGGCCTGGGCCGCCTCACCCGGCGCCTCGACCCGCGCCTGGAGGTCGCGGTGCTGGCCGCGGCCTCGTGGCTGGCCGCCTTCGGCTACGGCGCGGTGATCAACCTGTGGTCGTGGCCCCTGCTGCCGGGCGACGGCCCCCTGCAGTGGCGGCCGGGGCTGGGCCTGGCCGGCACCCTGGAGCACTACTGGGCCTTCTACGTGGCCACCTCGCTGGCGTGGGACGCGGCCGGGGCCACCGCCAACCTGGTGGCCATCGCCCTGCTGGGGCGGCCGGTGCTGCGGTCCCTCCGCCGCTTCGCCCACCGGCTCGACCCCGTGGTCGAGCTGGAGCCGTCGTCCCGCCCCGCGTCGGCGCCGCTCAGCCCCGGGCCCGCGGCCACGCCCGGGCCCACCGCAGCCAGGTGA
- a CDS encoding CsbD family protein has product MAKDDKADDLVGKVEEKVGWLTGDREAEAKGKLRRLDPDHGHHEDESEEAEAEAADAAQRAVRAEEYGEYDPDVDGATPAADVRPADTEP; this is encoded by the coding sequence ATGGCCAAGGACGACAAGGCCGACGACCTGGTCGGCAAGGTCGAGGAGAAGGTCGGCTGGCTCACCGGCGACCGCGAGGCCGAGGCCAAGGGCAAGCTCCGCCGCCTCGACCCCGACCACGGCCACCACGAGGACGAGTCCGAGGAGGCCGAGGCCGAGGCGGCCGACGCGGCCCAGCGCGCCGTGCGGGCCGAGGAGTACGGCGAGTACGACCCCGACGTCGACGGGGCCACGCCGGCCGCCGACGTGCGCCCGGCCGACACCGAGCCCTGA
- a CDS encoding ROK family protein: MPPPLVLAVDVGGTKVAAGWVDRAGVLTGRRQVPTPAGTDPEALFATVAGLVDAVRAEGPVPAAVGVGCGGPMERTDGEPTVSPLNIPAWRRFPLERRLAEHVGRPAAVDNDAKALALGEGWVGAAAGVRDFLAMVVSTGVGGGIVLDGRLLDGAAGNAGHIGHVVVEPQGRDCPCGARGCLEAEASGTAIAAVTGAPAAEAPPEVRARTGRLVGRAVASVANLLDLRLACLSGSVALGFGEDLLAAARAEVAASARLDFSRGTEVRLGGLGPSGPLVGAGAVGWRLLDG; this comes from the coding sequence GTGCCGCCCCCGCTGGTCCTCGCCGTCGACGTGGGGGGCACCAAGGTGGCCGCCGGCTGGGTCGATCGCGCCGGGGTGCTGACCGGCCGCCGCCAGGTCCCCACCCCGGCCGGGACCGACCCCGAGGCCCTGTTCGCGACCGTGGCCGGCCTGGTCGACGCGGTGCGGGCCGAGGGCCCGGTGCCCGCCGCGGTGGGGGTGGGGTGCGGCGGTCCCATGGAGCGGACCGACGGCGAGCCGACCGTGTCGCCGCTCAACATCCCCGCCTGGCGCCGCTTCCCGCTCGAGCGGCGGCTGGCCGAGCACGTGGGTCGGCCCGCGGCCGTCGACAACGACGCCAAGGCCCTGGCCCTCGGGGAGGGCTGGGTGGGGGCGGCGGCCGGGGTGCGGGACTTCCTCGCCATGGTCGTCTCGACCGGCGTCGGCGGCGGGATCGTCCTCGACGGCCGCCTCCTCGACGGGGCCGCCGGCAACGCCGGCCACATCGGCCACGTCGTCGTGGAGCCCCAGGGGCGGGACTGCCCGTGCGGCGCCCGGGGGTGCCTGGAGGCGGAGGCGTCGGGCACGGCCATCGCCGCGGTGACCGGGGCGCCCGCGGCCGAGGCACCCCCCGAGGTGCGGGCCCGGACCGGTCGGCTGGTGGGGCGGGCGGTGGCGTCGGTGGCCAACCTGCTCGACCTGCGGCTGGCCTGCCTCTCGGGATCGGTGGCCCTCGGCTTCGGGGAGGACCTGCTGGCCGCGGCCCGGGCCGAGGTGGCGGCGTCGGCCCGGCTCGACTTCAGCCGGGGCACCGAGGTCCGCCTCGGCGGGCTGGGCCCGTCCGGCCCCCTGGTGGGGGCGGGGGCGGTGGGCTGGCGCCTGCTCGACGGCTGA
- a CDS encoding AAA family ATPase, with amino-acid sequence MAETSPLEPARRTRPDPTPDEVTSRYHAVVDNVNRVIQGKSEVVELVLLGVLAGGHVLVEDVPGVGKTSLAKALAASIQGSFGRIQFTPDLLPSDVVGVSVYDRRSSTFDFRPGPVFANVVLADEINRASPKTQSALLEAMAEGQVTVGGTTYPLEDPFLVLATQNPAEHEGAYPLPDSQLDRFLLRVSMGYPAAEAEVAVLESDGAVEVLPRLRPVVDAADVAAMAAAARRTHVAPGIRHYLVDLAAASRTDPRLALGMSPRATLSLQRATQARAATRGRDFVVPDDVKALAVPAVAHRLLLAPEAALAGATRSRVVEDLLASVPVPTSAGARR; translated from the coding sequence GTGGCCGAGACGAGCCCGCTCGAACCGGCGCGCCGGACGCGCCCCGATCCCACGCCGGACGAGGTCACGAGCCGCTACCACGCGGTCGTCGACAACGTGAACCGGGTGATCCAGGGCAAGTCCGAGGTCGTCGAGCTGGTGCTGCTCGGCGTGCTGGCCGGGGGCCACGTCCTCGTCGAGGACGTGCCGGGCGTGGGCAAGACCAGCCTGGCCAAGGCCCTGGCCGCGTCCATCCAGGGGTCCTTCGGGCGCATCCAGTTCACCCCCGACCTGCTGCCCTCCGACGTGGTCGGCGTCAGCGTCTACGACCGGCGCTCCTCGACCTTCGACTTCCGTCCGGGACCGGTGTTCGCCAACGTCGTCCTGGCCGACGAGATCAACCGGGCCTCCCCCAAGACCCAGTCGGCCCTGCTCGAGGCCATGGCCGAGGGCCAGGTCACCGTGGGCGGCACCACCTACCCCCTGGAGGACCCCTTCCTGGTCCTGGCGACCCAGAACCCGGCCGAGCACGAGGGCGCCTACCCCCTGCCCGACAGCCAGCTCGACCGCTTCCTCCTGCGGGTGTCGATGGGCTACCCGGCCGCGGAGGCCGAGGTGGCCGTCCTCGAGAGCGACGGCGCGGTCGAGGTGCTGCCCCGGCTCCGGCCGGTGGTGGATGCGGCCGACGTGGCCGCCATGGCCGCCGCGGCCCGCCGCACCCACGTCGCGCCCGGCATCCGCCACTACCTGGTCGACCTGGCCGCGGCCAGCCGCACCGACCCCCGGCTCGCCCTGGGGATGTCGCCCCGGGCCACCCTCAGCCTCCAGCGGGCCACCCAGGCCCGGGCCGCCACCCGGGGGCGCGACTTCGTGGTCCCCGACGACGTCAAGGCCCTGGCCGTGCCGGCCGTGGCCCACCGGCTGCTGCTCGCCCCCGAGGCCGCCCTGGCCGGCGCCACCCGGTCCCGGGTGGTGGAGGACCTCCTCGCCTCCGTGCCGGTGCCCACCTCGGCCGGCGCCCGACGGTGA
- a CDS encoding DUF58 domain-containing protein: MSRGPRPTRAGRLLLAASAGAALAARLLGLVELDVLAAAGVLVVGLALLRVQLLRPRLEVRRSVRPSRVHVGSRAAVEVEVTSAGRRATPVLTLRDPVGGRAGARLSVAPLAPGHSVRATYRLPTHQRGEVPVGPLLAEVSDPFGLARRGRPVAGRVRLLVLPRVDRIPPLGRTPGSEPLAGQDGRPSAGGAGDEFHALRPYVVGDDLRRVHWPMSARADDLVVRHDEEPRQGRLTLVLDVEERRSRPDGFERMVSAAASIATAHWRRGDIVRLLDTGGGDSGWVTGEVAFEQLLEALALVERTDDADLRATLGRIPSAADAVVAVAGNVTDPEVGLLPGRRLARAGAPLHLTLVRFPATRSLTSQAGAVVAGVRVVNVAPRGDFAASWAEAGPARRGAPVGSRA, translated from the coding sequence GTGAGCCGGGGCCCCCGACCCACGCGGGCCGGGCGGCTCCTCCTCGCCGCGTCCGCGGGCGCGGCGCTGGCCGCCCGCCTCCTCGGGCTGGTCGAGCTCGACGTGCTGGCCGCGGCCGGGGTCCTCGTCGTCGGCCTGGCCCTGCTGCGGGTCCAGCTCCTGCGCCCCCGCCTGGAGGTGCGCCGCTCGGTGCGGCCGTCCCGGGTGCACGTGGGCTCCCGGGCCGCGGTGGAGGTCGAGGTCACCTCGGCCGGGCGCCGGGCCACCCCCGTGCTCACCCTGCGCGACCCCGTCGGCGGGCGCGCCGGCGCCCGTCTCTCGGTCGCCCCCCTGGCCCCCGGGCACTCGGTCCGGGCCACCTACCGCCTCCCCACCCACCAGCGGGGCGAGGTCCCGGTGGGCCCCCTGCTGGCCGAGGTCAGCGACCCCTTCGGCCTGGCCCGACGGGGCCGGCCCGTCGCCGGTCGCGTCCGCCTGCTGGTGCTCCCCCGCGTCGACCGGATCCCGCCGCTGGGCCGGACCCCGGGGTCCGAGCCGCTCGCCGGCCAGGACGGACGCCCCAGCGCGGGCGGCGCCGGCGACGAGTTCCACGCCCTGCGCCCCTACGTGGTCGGCGACGACCTGCGCCGGGTGCACTGGCCCATGAGCGCCCGGGCCGACGACCTGGTGGTCCGCCACGACGAGGAGCCCCGGCAGGGGCGGCTCACCCTCGTCCTCGACGTCGAGGAGCGCCGGTCCCGCCCCGACGGCTTCGAGCGCATGGTCTCGGCCGCCGCCAGCATCGCCACCGCCCACTGGCGTCGGGGCGACATCGTGCGCCTGCTCGACACCGGCGGCGGCGACAGCGGGTGGGTCACCGGCGAGGTCGCCTTCGAGCAGCTGCTCGAGGCCCTGGCCCTGGTCGAGCGGACCGACGACGCCGACCTGCGGGCCACCCTCGGGCGGATCCCCTCGGCCGCCGACGCGGTGGTGGCGGTGGCCGGCAACGTGACCGACCCCGAGGTGGGCCTGCTGCCCGGGCGACGCCTCGCCCGCGCCGGCGCCCCCCTGCACCTCACGCTGGTCCGCTTCCCCGCCACCCGCTCCCTGACCTCGCAGGCCGGGGCGGTCGTGGCCGGCGTCCGGGTGGTCAACGTGGCCCCCCGCGGCGACTTCGCCGCGTCCTGGGCCGAGGCCGGGCCGGCCCGCCGGGGCGCGCCGGTCGGGAGCCGGGCGTGA